The following proteins are co-located in the Lepisosteus oculatus isolate fLepOcu1 chromosome 9, fLepOcu1.hap2, whole genome shotgun sequence genome:
- the LOC102684466 gene encoding protein AKNAD1 isoform X6 gives MAYGSRERQEDDSRTGMDQSKYVLDLGMSDEAKKGEDFKAESEENSRRYDEDSEDDGDFIEKPGSVLWEKSFEQNILVEISDDSSFHFSDQQDSFIVCLSQNSAEDSSLNLNDNIEQFDTYEDFQDEEIFSKRGSESHNLNHQPICNKSSIRRISEQRQNTMEDGPGRRYSEVGDTSDEDQEDLPYDGDLYNDDRFATLRHNVDINEKQLTPARFNDKQAEQRPVSNACQAARDLNTTPSLASLEFGKTVNKIENYPSGKALGFNSTPVAFKNGRNDVQLRDDTEHRDTSFEIGQPDAPQSKIVEVLLRHFSEEDLLNSSKYIEAETMPEASFTESVETVLTKSVSVKLHYNLHSYNDMINTEKELCNDVEIEDDEATDQASSGNESNNTNKTNNLNKTNTDDCPGANSSNTVTHTKGSKQCIKHESQGLKDEEYIQSQRTPLGRVWPCNEIKYGQGQVHYPLPDFSKVASKIRIPKGNNNGKPIRHTSGILRTKSSPGLLCKATGSSIPDVDVIRKVLDTIQPQQTAVVFKDSEKRQDDPRQTPELVKHLKDEYDKLLTRYAEAENLIDQMRLGAKAPSFSDSSNASEYESGIMPAAAQIEPFTTASMPSLPALTGGDEDELKAAELSNCTASDTDPQGPSEGEKMTLELKEMISQFIQKVEEFKSCLSSLSLGINEQQEVFKTLMDALDKLERSYMTRKEEHRALELKSYLGKSKDIGEFDPERQVEGQIFRIGMSLEDIKEQIDENVCNQLSSQTSYTTSTPLPSAESISSHTSLHEDYPCELKTLDKKLLPCLCPNEPRMSSVNEDSDFPQGNDPIPEAFQQHSTPLFNLSHCNSYEESDVPPGNLKCALIKDDFNEFAATVEDGILTKSPMRASKKRLSTPGVQQATHKLETSFSCGTVGDLSHSSVNLPIKIHGISNNFQDSLEQGIVAPETDSGLDSLDQSRPTTALSHSQMATERCPLPSNQQSTSINMSSLSSSDSDVSCPNAQTAIIKVFSSKDLNEAMQQAALSAGSTVDHWTHSVICEIGSTGKYESDTYIPHHVINQSSDEHLLLPSPCGCILHDTIEKNWATSEKHSQLCSHHNEAIVALQLEVSRLKKKLEESLFRLPQISKRMDYIDHRFIPEKRYKSKSRSNNKAVSYSGQKHRGCKKGRLYPWNADSHCNGQNRISSDMEPCTDSEDLSQSATAFQSQPLPHTSDRQNCKKNSCPQAAEGYTFLRDKDCTYRKSHQNHLNVLGKSSFSQLFGQWTCKK, from the exons ATGGCATATGGATCAAGGGAAAGACAGGAAGACGATTCTAGAACAG GCATGGATCAAAGCAAATATGTCCTGGATCTAGGCAtgagtgatgaagccaagaAAGGGGAGGACTTCAAAGCAGAATCTGAGGAAAATTCCAGAAGATATGATGAGGACTCTGAAGATGATGGCGATTTCATAGAGAAACCTGGTTCTGTGCTATGGGAGAAATCATTTGAGCAAAATATCTTAGTTGAAATCAGTGATGACAGCAGTTTCCATTTTAGTGACCAGCAGGATTCATTCATTGTCtgcctttcacaaaattcagcTGAAGATTCAAGTCTTAATTTAAATG acaACATAGAACAGTTTGACACTTATGAAGACTTTCAAGATGAAGAAATATTTTCCAAAAGAGGTTCTGAGAGCCACAATCTAAATCATCAGCCCATTTGCAATAAAAGCAGCATAAGAAGGATATCTGAGCAAAGACAGAACACAATGGAGGATGGGCCAGGTCGGAGATACAGTGAAGTTGGAGACACCAGCGATGAAGACCAAGAAGACCTTCCGTATGATGGTGACCTTTATAACGATGATAGATTTGCTACTCTCAGACATAATGTAGATATTAATGAAAAGCAATTAACACCTGCTAGATTCAATGACAAGCAAGCAGAACAACGACCAGTAAGCAACGCTTGTCAAGCTGCCCGGGATTTAAATACTACGCCTTCTCTCGCTTCATTAGAGTTTGGCAAAACAGTAAATAAGATTGAAAATTATCCCTCTGGAAAAGCCCTCGGCTTTAACTCCACACCTGTAGCTTTCAAAAATGGCAGAAATGATGTACAACTTAGGGATGATACTGAACATAGAGACACTAGTTTTGAAATCGGTCAACCTGATGCCCCCCAGTCAAAGATTGTAGAAGTGCTACTTCGTCACTTCTCTGAAGAAGATTTATTAAATTCAAGCAAATACATTGAAGCAGAGACGATGCCTGAAGCTTCATTTACTGAGAGTGTTGAAACGGTATTGACCAAATCTGTGTCAGTCAAATTGCACTATAATTTACATAGCTATAATGATATGATCAATACCGAAAAGGAACTTTGTAATGATGTGGAAATTGAGGATGATGAAGCAACTGATCAGGCTAGTTCCGGTAATGAGTCCAACAACACAAATAAAACCAATAACTTGAATAAAACTAACACTGATGACTGCCCTGGAGCCAACAGCAGCAATACAGTAACTCACACTAAAGGATCTAAGCAATGTATCAAGCATGAGAGCCAAGGGTTAAAAGATGAAGAATATATCCAATCACAAAGGACACCTTTAGGAAGAGTCTGGCCATGTAATGAAATCAAATATGGACAAGGTCAGGTTCATTATCCTCTTCCAGATTTTTCCAAAGTAGCTTCAAAAATTAGGATCCCTAAGGGAAATAATAATGGAAAGCCTATCAGGCATACATCTGGAATTCTGAGGACAAAATCTTCCCCAGGACTGCTGTGTAAAGCTACAGGTTCTTCCATACCAGATGTTGATGTCATAAGGAAGGTGCTTGACACCATTCAGCCACAACAAACAGCCGTTGTTTTTAAGGACTCTGAAAAAAGACAGGATGACCCAAGACAGACTCCAGAActtgttaaacatttaaag GATGAGTATGATAAATTACTAACAAGATATGCCGAAGCAGAAAACCTAATCGATCAGATGAGACTGGGTGCTAAA GCACCATCCTTCTCAGATTCTTCGAATGCAAGTGAGTACGAATCAGGAATAATGCCAGCTGCTGCTCAAATTGAACCCTTTACCACAGCTTCCATGCCCAGTCTGCCAGCTCTTACAG GTGGAGATGAAGACGAGCTAAAAGCTGCAGAGCTATCAAATTGCACTGCTTCAGACACTGATCCCCAAGGACCAAGTGAaggagaaaaaatgactctggaACTTAAAGAAATGATAAGTCAGTTTATACAAAAG GTGGAAGAGTTTAAAAGCTGCCTAAGTTCATTGTCTTTAGGCATCAATGAACAACAAGAG GTTTTTAAGACTTTAATGGATGCACTAGATAAGTTAGAAAGGAGTTATATGACCAGAAAAGAAGAACACCGTGCActtgaactgaagagttatttGGGCAAGTCTAAAGACATTGGGGAATTTGATCCTGAAAG gcaGGTGGAAGGACAGATATTTAGAATAGGAATGTCCCTTGAAGACATCAAAGAGCAGATTGATGAAAATGTGTGCAATCAGCTTTCTTCACAAACATCTTACACCACATCGACTCCATTGCCATCTGCTGAGTCCATCTCATCTCATACATCACTGCATGAG GATTACCCTTGTGAATTAAAGACTCTGGACAAG AAGCTCCTTCCTTGTCTATGCCCAAATGAGccaagaatgagctcagtcaATGAGGACAGTGATTTTCCACAAGGCAATGATCCTATTCCAGAAGCATTCCAACAACACAGCACACCGTTATTCAACCTCAGTCACTG TAACTCCTATGAAGAGTCTGACGTGCCGCCAGGAAACCTAAAATGTGCCTTAATCAAGGATGATTTTAATGAATTTGCTGCAACCGTTGAAGATGGAATATTGACAAAATCACCAATGCGTGCCTCTAAGAAGAGGCTGTCAACACCTGGAGT CCAGCAAGCTACACACAAGTTAGAGACTTCATTCAGCTGTGGCACTGTTGGAGATCTTTCTCATTCCTCTGTGAACCTCCCTATAAAGATACACGGCATCTCAAATAATTTTCAGGATTCATTAGAG CAGGGCATAGTGGCTCCTGAAACAGACAGTGGATTGGACAGCTTGGATCAGAGCCGGCCTACTACTGCATTGTCCCATTCACAAATGGCTACAGAGAG GTGTCCATTGCCTTCAAACCAACAGTCAACCTCCATTAATATGAGCAGTCTGAGCAGTTCAGACAGTGACGTTTCATGTCCCAATGCACAGACAGCCATCATTAAAGTTTTTTCTTCAAAAGACCTGAATGAAGCAATGCAACAAGCTGCTCTGTCTGCTGGCAGCACAGTAGATCACTGGACTCACAGTGTCATATGTGAAATTGGCTCCACTGGAAAGTATG aaagtgATACATACATCCCCCATCATGTTATCAATCAAAGTTCAGATGAACATCTCCTATTACCCTCTCCATGTGGCTGTATTCTTCATGACACCATAGAAAAAAACTGGGCCACATCAGAAAAGCATTCTCAGCTATGTTCCCATCATAA TGAAGCAATTGTGGCTCTTCAGTTGGAAGTCTCAAGACTAAAGAAAAAGTTGGAAGAAAGTTTGTTCCGGCTGCCTCAGATAAGCAAGAGAATGGATTATATTGACCACAGATTCATACCGGAAAAGAGATACAAATCAAAATCTCGATCTAACAATAAAGCTGTTTcttatag